A single Xiphias gladius isolate SHS-SW01 ecotype Sanya breed wild chromosome 18, ASM1685928v1, whole genome shotgun sequence DNA region contains:
- the commd7 gene encoding COMM domain-containing protein 7, with product MQLHFTRDVLPDSVSTDFQNLNKLNEQQFHRLIEILFQFLLEPKETERFMQQLTEFAGEHGMSAGPLRNLMKSVLLVPQGALKKNLTAEQIKEDLGTLGLNEDKAAHFSQQWGEHYAALSRLAVGQTLMVNQLVDMEWKFGVTVGTSEIQKVGNVFLQLKLVVRRGNSTENVYMELTLPQFYNFLHEMERAKASMECFS from the exons atgcAGCTTCACTTCACCAGGGACGTTTTACCGGACTCGGTCAGCACCGACTTCCAGAACCTGAACAAACTCAACGAGCAG cagtTTCACCGTCTGATTGAAATTCTGTTCCAGTTCCTCCTGGAGCCAAAAGAG acggAGAGGTTCATGCAGCAGCTCACTGAGTTTGCAGGGGAACATGGGATGAGCGCTGGTCCTCTGAGGAACCTGATGAAGAGCGTCCTCCTGGTGCCGCAGG GAGCCCTGAAGAAAAACCTGACAGCCGAGCAGATCAAAGAAGACCTTGGGACATTAG GACTAAACGAGGACAAGGCGgctcatttttcacagcag TGGGGGGAGCACTATGCAGCGCTTTCCAGACTTGCTGTAGGACAGACTCTGATGGTGAACCAGCTGGTTGACATGGAGTGGAAGTTTGGAG tgacTGTCGGCACCAGTGAGATTCAGAAAGTGGGCAACGTCTTTCTGCAG TTAAAACTGGTGGTCAGAAGGGGGAATTCCACGGAGAACGTCTACATGG AGTTGACGCTCCCTCAGTTTTACAACTTCCTACACGAGATGGAGAGAGCAAAGGCCAGCATGGAGTGTttcagctga